The genomic segment ttttatcgattcggtttatcggtcggttcgatttttgcacacccctaataTCGACCTCCAAATTAAGCAAGCAAAGACACAAATTCAATGCAAGCATTGCTAAGCCAATATAATCTCAAGAGAGAAGTAAATGAGCCTAGGCATCTCAATGCGGCTATTCAATTTATCCAATCATGTTCTTAAATTCTTCCAAGAATTTCTCAATGTTGCACCTAATCTGAGCACTTAGCATTCAAACAACTTTAGTGCCACCAACTTACTACCTAATGAGTGAGTTTCCTCAAGACGATCGTCAACCATCCATCATCGAAAAAAATCCTCCCTAATCCTACTTTCATCATCTAAGCAACACACTACtccaaaaaaaattcatgatAGGGTCCAAGACGCGGGATAAAATACTCCCTCATTTTTTCCGAAACTGTTATCCGTTATCCCACCAACCAAACTACCATAGCAGTTTGCAGAAATGTGAAACTGACAGTTGAGACATCAAACGGTACGTTATCCTGAGAAGGGAGTATAGGGCATGCTAATAGCCCGTTTGGCCAAGCTTATTTTTCCCTAAATTTGCTTATATTTTCTTGGAAGtgcttattttataaaaatgaggTATTTGGACAAAATTTTGAAGGGAAATAAGTGCTTCTAAAGAGTAGGGAAAACAatttttcataagctaaaaaAGTAGTTTTTTCCTAAAAGCACTTTTGAGATAAATACacttaaaaacacttttaaaaaacTTGGTCAAACACTACTTGCTGCCCAAAagtgtttttaaaatttattggcCAAACACAATCTGTTTATCACCAAAAGTAATTTCTTGAATAGCACTTCTAAACAAAGCACTTTTTAAAATAAGTGGATTTTAGAAGCTTGGCCAAACAGGCTATAGTTAGTCTCTCTCCCGGCTTCAATGCGCAAGAGAACATTATTATTATACTCCATTTGACATGGATCCAACAAAGAGCTAATTGTTTTTGTTGTCCTTATATCATATTAAGGGTATCGTTTCGTTATTGGGATGGGATAGACAAGGATATCCCATGAAATTAGCTATCCCACCTTCCATATGGGATAAGATAATTCCACCATTTTAGTACAAATGGTTCTGGACACTAATTAATAACATAACCAAATGCGGGACAGAATAATCCTAAGATTGTTATCCTTATTACACCAACCAAACAGCCCCTAAGAGTTCATTTTATAAAGCATTACTTTAGCAAAGTTCAAAGAGTTAGCGAACATGTTAAATCACAAAGCGCTGGCCTACATAGCTATACTCCTCCTCAGTCAAGTCCTGGTGGATTAACACCCATATGATGATACTCTAAAGCATCACCTAATATGCTGACGGATGACGATAACATGTTATGTATCTAGTTGTTCACACAGTCTTCAAATGTATTCAGTTGCTACTTTACTGTGCTAATAGCCTTAACTCATAATTCTGATTCTTGGAAAATTGACATTATATGACCATGCCATTCCCATACCATATAATCCAAACCCGTATCCTTATGCAAAACCGATACATATATGATGTTCACCAATAACATATCTCAACGCGCTAAATACTCGAGCAAAACACACAAATGATAACCGTGAAAAGTGGTAATTCAgcatagagatatcaaaacacaataaacaacatatataaacacacaaAATACTCAAGCtaaacacacataaaaaaaaaggCGAAAAGCGTTGATTCAGTAATAAACCTTGTAGAGCCAGCATTTATATTCCTCCTAAGAATCCGTCCCTCATTATTCGTCTCCCCAGATTGAATCAACTCTCTCAATCCCAAATTCCCAAttttctcctctttctcactttcctCTTCTCCCCTTTTCTCCTTCACAATCTTCCCATTAACTCTTTCAAAATAATTCCCATATATATATTCCGGCATATACCCATTTTCCTCATCAAAAAGCATAATATGACCATGCCATTCCCACACCCGATAATCAGAACCCGTATCCTCATGAAACCCAATACATATATGATGTTCACCAATAACAACAGCTTGACCCGAATTCGGCATCAACGAATCAACATTCCCCGTTAATATTATCCGTATAATCTCTTTCTCTACAAGGGATTCTTCTTTCGATAACTTGGCTTGGGAAGAAAAAAGGTCGATTTTATCGTTGTCGTCGTCGTCTTCGGAAGAGAAAGGGAGGGTGTTGAAGAGGAGATCTTCGAGGCATTGTGGAGAAGGTGAGTTGGAAGGAGAACGAATTTGGAGACGGTTCATTAGGGATTGGAGGAGGAGGTTGTCGAAGTTTGGGGTGGTGGCGGTGAAGGAACTCATGGTGGTTGACGGCGGTGGAATGGTGATTGGAGTTTTGAACTTTGATGAAGGGTTTAAGTAGAGGTTTTTTTGGGTTTATGGGCAACCAAGAAAAAGAGAGGGAGAAGGTAGAGCATTGTGAAGTGTCTTATTTTATAGTCCCTCTAACCAGTGACGGGAGTAGAATTTTCAAtaagaagtaaaaaataaatagccGATTGCCatacaaatttttttcttttttttcaaaaaattattttattttgatgaaaaaaagtaaaaataaaagacgtttgatcattaattttttaactccaatttcaaaaaattatttgaaaaattgaaaacaagttttatttatttttactttttcactcatacttctctcacaaaattttaaaaacaattttaatttatattcatggtcaaatagaactccaactccaactccaaaaaatagtaattttcatggccaaatagAGCCTAAATTTATCAATGAATATCAATCTGTATATATAATTAGTATACGTACCCATGCGATGCGCGAAtactattaaaatattttttaattattttattatgaaatatcttgtttgaatatgTTAAATCACATTATCTTTAGAAAAAGttcaactttcattttttttcttaatgaaatgGTAAAACGAAATCTACATCCCCACCCACTTTCCACCCCTACCCCACCCTGCGTTCATATCCATCCCCCACCTccacctccacccccacccccacccttaattttaaaataaaaaataaaaaaaagctaCCTCTTCCTCCCTCCACGCCCATCCCCCTAACTctaaatcaaatctataaaaaatactttatttttaatctatcaaatctataaaaaaaaaaaaaaaatcattagttgtaagaaaaaaatactttattttgctCTAATATGACtttgcataaattattttttgtgttaatttttttatctcttatctcaaaatatagatattaaaatagataaattttgttatacacaacaaaataaataaaataaaaattagaagaagactccaaaataatctaatttgtcAACATTTGTCTCTTCATTTAAAATTAGTTAGTCACTTTTACATCTAccgaaatataattttatctcatattttaattttaatttttttttttactcaaattcaaaataaattataaacttttcCTAAGAATTAAAATGAATCCCATAATGTAtgtaatattttttgaatattaattttaaagaaaaagtaaaatcataaacTCATTTAACTATAACAGTTTACtcatcataattaaaaaaaaaaacactttcaaAAGTTCAATTTATTTCTTAACCTTTAATTCATCGCCCatgattttttcattatttaggctatctattatattatattatattatacaatgtacaggatctcttaggctggggtatgccactcagcctaccagaccatataataatatcggattaagcctaagtcggaagatcgaaccaaagcaccaaccgaaatagaaaagaatcttaagtagttttatgactgtatggacttttttacccaaacatggggcctgtcagagatttaataaccttatgttgaacctgtgtgtctagaagttctaattgtgtgGAAATTCGTCCTTTTCTCAACAATACAGGCTAGAGAAGCACAACTTATTAGACGGtgtcacagagacaaggttaacataagtgtattgaactcgactgtacctccattttagaaccaagtcaagaaattaaaaagattcttttatattttgatagagtctggagctttcatagttaacatgtcatcgaagttagatcttcaacatagatataagaaaatattttagccggacatagtcacggctggacTATGGTAGAAGTTTAAGTAAATGAATATAAGTAGTAAA from the Capsicum annuum cultivar UCD-10X-F1 chromosome 9, UCD10Xv1.1, whole genome shotgun sequence genome contains:
- the LOC107842972 gene encoding uncharacterized protein LOC107842972 isoform X2, encoding MSSFTATTPNFDNLLLQSLMNRLQIRSPSNSPSPQCLEDLLFNTLPFSSEDDDDNDKIDLFSSQAKLSKEESLVEKEIIRIILTGNVDSLMPNSGQAVVIGEHHICIGFHEDTGSDYRVWEWHGHIMLFDEENGYMPEYIYGNYFERVNGKIVKEKRGEEESEKEEKIGNLGLRELIQSGETNNEGRILRRNINAGSTS
- the LOC107842972 gene encoding uncharacterized protein LOC107842972 isoform X1 yields the protein MSSFTATTPNFDNLLLQSLMNRLQIRSPSNSPSPQCLEDLLFNTLPFSSEDDDDNDKIDLFSSQAKLSKEESLVEKEIIRIILTGNVDSLMPNSGQAVVIGEHHICIGFHEDTGSDYRVWEWHGHIMLFDEENGYMPEYIYGNYFERVNGKIVKEKRGEEESEKEEKIGNLGLRELIQSGETNNEGRILRRNINAGSTRV